The DNA segment TTGATTTACAATCCTGAAAAATGGCAGTATGATGTGTTTTACTTTACCAACGATTTAGGCAACTTAAAAGAAATGAGTGGGGTCATTTATACGATCCTTCATATCTCACAAGAAAAACTCACTTAATTTTTTCACATTAAATATTTTTATGAAACACTCGGTAAACTATATCTAATTGATTGTATAGTTTAGGGGTGTTTTTCTATTGAAAAAAACTTTTTTATTTACCTTCCTTTTAATAATTGCTTTATTTACTGAGCAACTAAATGTATCTGCATCCACTAAAAGTCGTGAGGAATATGAAAAAACAGGGCATGTTATATGGGATGTAAACACAAAGGAAAAATTAGTCGCGATTACATTTGATGATGGACCACATCCTATATTCACCCCAAAAATACTTGATATCTTAGCTAAATATGACGCTAAAGCTACCTTCTTTGTAGCTGGTAATAAAGTGATCAGATTTCCTGAACTTTTAAAAAGAGAAGTTAAAGAAGGCCACGAAATTGCAAATCATACTTATCATCATATCTATGGAAATATTTCATCCGAAAAACTATCATCAGAATTAGACATGACTGATCAAATTATTCAGAAGGTCACTGGTGTTAAACCATCACTCTACCGTCCTGTTGGAGGTCATTATAATGACTTAATTATCAATACAGCTATAAAAAAAGGAAAAGAAGTCGTGCTGTGGTCGTGGAATCAAGATACTCGTGACTGGGCAAATCCTCCTGTAAGTCAAATTTGCAGCTATGTAATAAGGGGAGTAAAACCAGGGAATATCATTATATTTCACGACTGGCACGGGAGTGAATTCACTAAATCATGTCAAACAGTTCCTGCATTAAATACTATTTTGGACTTTTTAGCTAAGAATGGATATAAATGTGTAACGGTATCTGAATTGCTTTACCACTCGACACAGATCATACCTGAATCCTTTGAAATTTATCCTACAAAAAGAGGAAAATCATCTCATATTGATTTAGTGAATTAATTGTTATTCAATTTCCTCCAATGTCAAGAGTAAGATTCGGTAAATAATATAGGTACCTAAATAGGCTCCAGTTAGTAGGAAAAGTGGATTAAGAAATATGCTATGGATATTAGTCATGAATACCGTGTTATCCTTTATGATTTCGTAAATAGCAATAGAAGAAATATTACCGAAAACAAGGGAAGATACGATGGCAACTATATTAAATAGTAAACGTAATTTAGGCTGGACTTTTTGCAGAAAAGCCAAGAATAAGGGTGTCAGCACACTTCCCAAAATTAATATGAATTTCATTTAAAATCACCTCCCTACCATTTTTGCCATTGTAGGGAGGTTAATACCAAGCTTTGTGCATTCCTTGTAAAAAATGTTTGGTAATAGGAAATCCAGAGTTCCCTCCTATTACAATACGGACACATCGCTGTGTATTCATTATCAAGCCAATCATTAATTTCAGTGGGACTAAATATTTGTAGACAATAAAAACAACTACCTATTTTACTTCATTTTAGAATTTCTTATGCCCTATAACTGCAACTGTACGCTAGAATTTGGCCCCTCTATTAAAGTTACCTCTTGAAATCCTTTTGTTTGCACTAGGAATTAATTGGTCTTCAATCATATTTTTTACCCCATCCCATACCTCACCATCTTTGCCATCACATAGGGTAAGAACAAAAATCTTCCTGGTTTTAATACACGGTATATTTTTGATATCGTCTCAGCGATCTCGTCCCAAAAGTAAATAGTATGTATGCTAAACACCTTGTCAAAGTGTTCATTTGGAAAAGGTAGTTTCTTTACATTAGCTTGAACCAATTTAGCTCTTTCTTCATTTATAGCTTTTTTGTTTCTAATGGTAGCAGACCGAATGACCGTGGATGAAAGATCCAATCCCACTACTTGGGCAGCTAATGTTTGTTCGAGAATCAATTTCATTGCATAACCTGCACCACAGCCTAGTTCTAATACGCATTCCCTCTGGGCAACTTTTAATAATTCAAGTGTACATAGAGTCTCAGGTTTATGCTGCCGCACCATTTTTTCACCGAAATAGGATCCAATTAGCCCTCGAGGCTTGCTATACTAACTATCAATAAATTCCTTCACTCGATAAATTAACCCCATAATTTCTCCTTTATCCACTCCATTAAGTCTAGTCCATCATTAAGCTCTTTTATTTTTCTAAAACCACACTTCTCATAGCAAGAGATTGCTCGACTATTATTAGACTTAACCTCTAGCACAACCCTAGAGACACCTTTAGTTTTACTAAGATATCTTAACATCAATAAAATCATTGAAGTACCCAGCCCTTTCCCCCATAACTCCGTCTCAGCAATAAATTGATCTATTCCAAAGATATGTTGATTTAAAGGGTACCCGTATGTCTTCAATTCTGCTTCTTGAACTTCGTAGTATTGGATATATCCTATTGATCTGTTGTTGTATTCTATAATACAAGGACTAACATAATGTTTTCCTTCAATTCTAGGCACATATTTTTTTAAAACTTCATCTTGGTTTAACAGGCGCTCCTCATAAAATTCTACTACCATCGGATCATTTAACCATGAAACCATCATACCAAGGTCGTCATGAGTCATCACTCTAATAAGTAATTCGTCATTCTTTATCATGTTCCTACACCCTTTGTCCGCTGATGCTATACATTAAACCCAATCTTACGTTTCACTTCTTTTAAAAATGGAATACTCAATGCTCTTGCTTTTTCTGCTCCTTTTAGTAAAATCTTATCTAACTTTTCGGGAGACGCCATTAATTCATTGTACTTCTCACGGGGTTCTTCTAAATACCGGTTCATCACATGGAACAACTCTTTTTTCGCTTCCCCCCACCCAATTCCACGTAAATATTGCTCGTGCATCCGTTCTACTTCAATTGGAGAAGCAAATTCTTTATATAAGGTAAATAAAATAGAGGTTTTAGGATCTTTTGGTGCTTCTGGTGGTAAGGAATCGGTTTTAATCCGATTAATAAGTTTTTGTAATTTCTTAGGCTCTTCAAATAGGGGAATCGTATTGTTATAACTTTTACTCATCTTCCTGCCATCTAAACCTGGTAATACAGCTGTTCCTTCTTGAACTTTATAATCAGGGAGTAAAAATGTATCACCATAGACATGGTTAAAACTCTCCGCAATGTCCCTTGCGATTTCTACATGTTGTGTTTGGTCTTTTCCTACCGGTACTGTATTGGCTTTAAACAACAAAATGTCTGCTGCCATTAGGATTGGATACGTGAAAATTCCCATGTTCACGCCAAAATCTACATCTCTATTGAATTCCTTATTTGTTTCAACCATCGCTTTATACGCATGAGCGCGGTTCAGTAATCCTTTTGATGCAAAACAAGATAAGATCCAGTTTAACTCAAAAATCTCAGGGACATCGGATTGCCTGTAAAAAATGACTTGATCAGGATCAATTCCTAATGCTAACCATGTGGCTGCAATTCCATAGGATAGTTGTCTAAATTCTTCAGCATGATGGATTTTGGTTAATCCATGGAAATCTGCCACAAAGTAAGCAGATTGGTAGCCAGATATCTTTGCCAGTTCTAGAGCTGGCTTAATCGCGCCAATATAATTTCCTAAATGTATTTGTCCTGTCGGTTTAATTCCAGTTACAATCATTTTTTTCACGATATTTCCTCCCATTTTTGAAAACACAAAAAGGGCTACCCATCCAAAAAAGGACGAGTAACCCGTGGTGCCACCTTTATTCGTTTACATATGTAAACGCACTTAATCCGTACAGAAACAGTAAAGTCGTTTCGATACTTAGTCAATTTTAACGGTAAGACCCTCCGCTAGACCTACTGCTCATTCAATCTAGAAGCTCCGAAGCCCATTCAACCATAGTCCTGTACTGATTTCCACCAACCATCAGCTCTCTGAAACGTTTATAAGGTCTACTCTTCTTCATCCACGCTTTTGTATATTAAATTAATAGTAAAATATGGATATTGAAAGGTCAAGCAATAGTAACAAGTTTATCCTTAATCCTTTTGCGCAAGTCCTCGTCCAATGAGGTTTGCCGAAACAGGTTTTTTCCCAATTTCTCTCGCCCAAATCGATAATTGTCCAACATGGTGGATTTCATGGGCTATAATATGACGCATAACCTCTCCCCAGGTGTCGATGGCAATACTTCCATCCGGTTGGGGATCATATAAAATCAAATCCTCCATACTCTCATCCCACGAGAGTACAAATTTCTCCACTTCGGCCCGAAATAATGCATCCAGTTTGCGGACCTGTTCTAGGCTTTGATACTCTTCAAAGCTTTCCTGGAAATCTGGCTGTCCCTGTAATAAGCGAATCCAGCTCCACTCCACATCAACAATGTGAAAAAGAGTGTGCAAGATGCCCCCTATTCCTCCAGTACGCACTCGAAGCAATTCCTCCAACGGAACCTCTTCACACCAAGAAAACCACTCTTCTCTAACCTGCCAATTGTATCGGAATAGTGTTTGCATTTTTAACCCCTTTCTAAAAATCCTAATCAAAAAGAAAAAAACTCGAACCTAATAGAATACTGCTGGAAAGTTGTTATTCTATTAAATTTTTCCAATAGTTCCATGCATTTAAATAGCCATCTATATCTTGTGGATGATGTTTTACACATGAAGCTATCCTGAGGTATAAGCCTATAAGGACCTCTTCATATAAAATATGAGTGGATATCTTCTCTTTATTACTTAAATGACTCACTGCTGATTCAATAACCTCAGCGGTTAAGTCTTCCGGTGAGGAACAGTAGGCATAAATTAAATCATAGAGAGGCTCACCATATACAGGAGCTGGGTCAATAACACCCGTCAATTGTTCTCCATCCCACACAAAATTATGTACACCTAAATCACCATGCAATAAGAAAGGAGAACTTGTTACACTCTTTCTGTTTGGACTATTTACTAATTTAACCACCAGATTTATGTCCTCTTTTTCTAAATATGAACCTACTATATTCGTGGCTTCCTTTACTCTCTCAAAAAGAAACATCTGCCATGATTCAGTTGGTTCATCTGCCCATCCCCAACCAATCGGATTAGGAACCCGCTTATAATGATTCAACAGTAGTTTTACGAGTGATATAAGTAGCTTCTTTTTATTATTTATATTGTAATTGGTAAAACCTGATATAAATTCATAGACGATGTATTGATAGGAATCTTCAACATACAAAAGTTTAGGCAACAGATTTTCTTTTTTATAGAAATCTAGAAAGCTGGCCTCTGCTTGAAGAATTCGGGGTTCATTACCTTTAACTACAATTCTTTCTCCATTACTGTTACTAATCAAGTACAGTTGGCTAACCGTCCCGCCCTTTAGCGGTTCACAATTAAAAATATTTGTGGGAATGATATTTTTACTAATTAAATCTCCAATGATACCTTCAATATCCATGACTGCTCCTTTCATCAGGAATGTAGACTACCAATCTGTTCCCACCCATAAATAAGTTCATTAAACTCCTCGCCACCCATTTCTATCTTGATGGAATCTATCCTTTTGCCCCCTAGAGCCTCATAGAAAAGCCGGGAGTTATTATCTTCGAGCACACATACAAGCATGGAATTAATCTGTTGGTCTTGAAGTTCTTTGATAATTGGTTTTACTAACGCTTTACCCAACCCTCTGCCCTGATACTCTTTTAAAATATAAATCGCATATAATTCACCCGAAAAACCAGGGTATTCTCCTGATCTTTCATTTCCTCCAGATGAAAAACCAACGATTGTACCTTCATCGTTTTCCGCCACATAAACTCCTCCGTTTGGAATGGCGCTAATCCACAATTGCTCACGACTTTCATAGGACAACTGCTTTAAAAAGTCCTCAGCAATAATATTTGCATACGTAGTCCGCCATGAATCCACATGCACTTTCGCTATTCCCTTTGCATCGGACATAACAGCTTTTCTTATGTTCATAAAAGCACCTCGCTATGATCTCCTCGAAAAATAAACCTAAAACATATAAATTCCCTAATGGTATTCAACATTCCTGCACAAATTATGTTAGAAATGGACAAACTACAGGAAGCTAGTTTGACTTAGAGGTGAAAGCATTGAAACAAATCGTTTTTATAAGACATGGGCAAAGTCTTTATAATCTAGAAAACCGCTTTACTGGCTGGACAGACGTTGACCTTACTGATAATGGCTACAGCGAGGCGAGAGAAGCTGGAGCTATTTTAAAGAAACATGGATTTATCTTTGACGTAGCTCATACTTCCGTTTTAAAAAGAGCCATTAGAACGTTATGGATTCTACTTCATGAGATGGATCTCATGTGGATTCCTGTGTATAAATCCTGGAGATTAAACGAAAGACATTATGGCGCTTTACAGGGGATGAATAAAGATGAAGTTATCGCGCATTATGGGGAAACACAAGTCAATGAATGGAGACGTTCAGCCAGCATCCGGCCTCCACTCATAACACCTGAGGGTCATGCTTTAGATCAAAAAGATCCTAAATTTGCGCAAATTAATCCAGAAAATATTCCTCTCACAGAAAGTCTTCTAGATACAGAAGAACGAACCTTAGTGTATTGGCATAGTAACATTGTTCCAAATTTGCAAAACAATCAACGAGTCATTATTTCTGCACATGGAAATACATTAAGGGCCCTAGTAAAATATCTCGACAACATTCCCAACGATGGGGTCGTGAGTCTCAATATTCCAAATAGCATTCCTCTTATCTATGAGTTAGACGACGATTTGCATCCAATCAGACACTACTATCTTGACCAATATGGCGAGGTCCCCGAAGGTACAATTCCACGTCATATGGATTTGAATAATCCTGAAACCCACGATTGGATTGGCTAATTTTAAACAATAGCCACCCAGTCTAATACTTACCAGCCTTTTCTACTCCGTAACGAAGTAATATGTGCAAGATGATGTTGCCCATGCCAAGCGTAAATGCCAATATTTTTCCCCACAGACACTTCTCCTGATTCTGGATGAATGAATGTTTTTTCAAAATCACTAGGGGTTAAGGTTCGAAGGAGGGTCACCCAGCGTTTATGCAGAGCATCGAGCAACGATAATGAAATAGTAACCGGCAATTCAGAATCAGGAAGCTCTGCCCATCTCTCTTGGTCATAAGGTTTGATAATCGGTTGGTCCTCTGTGAGAGCTAATTTAAAGCGTCCATATGCATTCAGATGACTGTCCGCCACATGATGGACTACTTGACGGACAGTCCAGCCTCCCAATCGATAAGGTGTATCTAGCTGACCAACGTTTAAATCAATTACTGCATCGCGCAGTATCTCTGGTAACTTTTCAATATCATTAATCCAATTTTCTATGATGCTCTTCGTTATCTGACCTTCAAACCGAAATTTTCCAATTGGAAAGTTTGCTTCCATCAACTCTTCCTCCCCATCTCTGAATTCTTACTCTGTAATTCCGCCTATTTCTTGATTAACAATTTTTATAGTAAAAGATCGTTGCAGCTAATTCACCATTAGCTGATTTCGCATAGTTCGGAATTCGCCCCGCTTGAATATATCCTAACGAACTATAGAGTTTATTCGAAGGATCCCCTTCTCTTGTATCGAGAACAATTAATGATCGCTCCATTTGTTTTGCAGTTTCTTCGGCCTTTTGCATCAGTAAACGACCGATACCGTTACGACGGTATTCAGGGTGTGTCATTAATTTCGCAATTTCTGCCCTATGGCTTCCATTCTGTTTCGTCGATAGGTGTAACTGAATACTTCCAACAATATGATTGTTTAATTTAGCTACAAACAAAATTACATCCGGGCTAAGGACGGTTTTCCAATAGATTGCTGCATCTTGTTTCCTCATTGGTGGCAGAAAGCCTATTGAGGCTCCATCATCTACTACTTTTATTAAAAGCTCTGAAAGCTCATCAAGATGTTCTTCAATTAACGTTAGTTCTTCAATTTTCATTTCGGTTCACCTCTATATGGAGTTCATATAATAGACTAGACGAGATTAGGCTAATTAGGTTTCTTTACTATCTCTTAAAAAGCCGTTCTACCTCGATTTTTAATTCATCAAGCAATTGAAAATTAGACTGTAGGCCAAGGCTTTCTATTACACGGGTATAGTACCACTCTTGCTGCTCTTTCCCCCGTTTAAATCTCCCCCAAACCTGTTCACCGAATTGTTCTAGATCGCTGGCAATTGATCTGATATTATGCAATTTATCCGCACAGGCAACGACACGTATTTCTTCGGGAGCGGCCCCTAGGTACTCAATCGTATGCTTCTTTCGTTCCTCCCAAGAAAGAGATTTATCAGGCTCTGAACATCCCTCTACCATTTGAGCAATATTCCTGCCAAATAATGGTTCGATATCTTGTAAGGAAAGCTCGGTGTCCTCAACGGTATCATGTAAGATTCCTGCTGCAACCAACTCTTCACTATAGCCCGCCTTCATTAGAATCATTCCTACTGCTACTGGATGAGTGATATAAGGAATGTCGGTGCCTTTCCTATACTGTTTTTCATGTGCCTTTGCAGCCGTTTTTAGTGCTATTTCAATAACATCCACACGTTTTCCTTCTCTCTATTCATTTTTTGGTGCTGTAAACTCAATATTTCGTGCATCTGCTTGAGCTGGCGAGGATTCTTTGGTTCCGCCCTTAATCCAAACGACGATCTCTTGTCCTTTCTCATATTTAGAAATATCTCCATTTTCATGCAATGTGACCCAGACGAGTCCCACTTTTTTGTCTGCCATTAAAATCCTCTTATTATCATAATCCACTTCTGTAATGACACCCTTTAGATCGACCTTTCCTTTCACCGCGTGGTCCCCATTACAACCTAATAATGTAAAAAACACACTTACTAGCAGCAATGACAGCAATAGTAATTTTTTCACACTGGAACTCCCCCTATTTATCATTACTAGTATTCTGCTTTAGACCAAAAATCTCCTGTTTTCTCCAAAAACCAGGCCGCGAATCTATACGATTAGCGGCCTCAGTTTGCATCTATTTATTCAACTCTACGGTTAGCAGTTTAATAGTTTCCATTACACTTTTTACATTTTCTTCATCATTCATGTTATTTCTAGCATGAAGCAGGACGGGGCGAACCGATTCTACGGAGCGACCAAACTCATACATCCATTCATAGCGGGGGACCATCCATGTGTGGAAATGGTGGGTAGTATCCTCATTATAAAAATAGTAAACATATTCGATGCCTAACACTTCTCGCTGTGCTTTTCTAATTTTTGTAAGGAGGTTTATGTAATCAAGCTTTTCTTCTTCCGTTAATTCATCAAAACATTTGATATGCCGCTTAGACGCTAGTATAATTAGGCCTTTGATCGGGTAAGCGACATCCTGATGTGCATGGAAATGTTCCGTTTCCACAACGACTCCCCCATCAGGCTCAATCATTCCGCTCGTTAAGGCACAGCTCAAGCATTCCACCTCTACTGTGTTTCCGTTAGATAAAGTTATTTTTCTCATAGACAATCCCCTTTCACTTACCCCGTTGCATAGTACATTCGGTAGTCCGATAGACATCATACAATAAAAGAGATTTTCTGTAAAATAATATAAATTTTACCTAAAATATCTTAAAGAGGATCTGTTAACTGGGGTCTTTAAAAGGGTCTTTGAAATTATTTGAATGTAAGCCGATAAGCCTTCACAATAATTCCGTCGCCTGCAGGTTCAAAGTCGAATTGTGGTAAACGCTCAAAACCAAGTCTTTCATATAGTCTCTGAGCACTATCCATAAATTCTCCGGTATGTAACCCAATAGATGCATATCCTTTCTCCTTAGTCCTACGAATGCATTCTGAAATTAACACGGTTGCCACACCTTTTCCTCTTGCTTCCGGTGTAACAGCGAGCATACGAATTTCAGGATAGTCTAGAGCATCTATATACCCGTTGTATGCATCCGTTTTAGCTGGGAACAGAGCCACACTACCTAAGATTTCCCCATCTAATTCAGCTACGATTCTTTCAACTCCTGGGCTCATATCAGCTTCTGAAGATATCGATTGCTTAAGTGCTTCCCAGTGCCCTTCGGGAATATGCTCAGCATGTTCTTTATAAGAGTTAACTCTTTGTTCTCGGATGAATCCACCTTCATCCTGTTTCGCATCCCGGATCTTCATTGTTCCACCTGCTTCCATCTTGTTTAGCCTTCAGTAAATGAGAAATTTTTCCATTTTATTATTTAATAACTCTCGACCATGCCCCGAGTGGAGACCCGAAAGATCCGGACCCTTCGGAAGGATATTTTGCCCTTTCTGATCATTACTGGCAATATGGTGAGATAAATGATAATGCCTTTTAATGGCATCAAAATCGGTTGTATCACCAAACCCAGGGGTTTGATAGAGATCTCTTAAATATCCCCATAAATTAGGAAAATCAACAATCCGATTCCGATTAGTTTTAAATGCAGAATAATAAGCTACATCAAATCGGACTAACGTGGCATATAGCCGTACATCAGCATCCGTAATATAATCTCCAAATAAGAACCGCTTTTCAGAAAGTTGCTGTTCCAATTCATCTAATCTATGAAACAATTTGTCATAGGCCTCTTCATAAGTTTCTTGTGACTGAGCAAAACCACACTTATATACCCCGTTGTTTACCTCATGAAAGATTACATCATTCAATGAATCAATTTCATCCCGTAAATGCTCTGGGTATAAATCAGGGGCATTTTCCTTATGAAACGGCTCCCAAACCGTTTCTAGATAGTTTGTTAGTTTAAAATAATCATTATTAACTACCTTCTGTTCCTTAATATCGACCATGACTGGAACTGTGGGACGTCCTTGGTAGTCAGGAGCTGTCTTAAGGTACAATTCACTCATATAGCGCACACCTAATACAGGGTCCACCCCGTCTGGATCTAATGAGAATTCCCAGTCCACATGGGGGAGCTTAGGCCGCATTGGGCTTGCCGTCCCTAGACTAATAGCTTCTTCTAATCCAAGTATTCTTCGGACAATTACTGACCGATGTGCCCAAGGACAAACGGCAGACCATAACAGCCGGTACCTTCCTGCCTCAACTGGAAGTTCGCCATCCTTCTTTCCAAATGACGTCGTAAACCTATTCTTCTGGCGTTTAAATGCGCCATCTGACGATATCTCCTGATTCTCGTTCCTTTCGTTAAGTGACATTTTATTCACCCCTTCATTTTAAGTATATGAGTTATCCTCATTTTAACTGTTGTATGGTTGGAAATGGAAGAAGTAACATGTAACGAAAATGGGCTTTTTTTATATAGACATGGAAGGAATTTAAAAAGGAATATAAGTATAGATAAAACCTGCTATATGAAAGCAGAAATATGGTTTCTGTCCAGTTAATATGGGCATGCAGGTACACCAGAGTTAGAGGTATATTTTGACGGCGATATGTGGGGACTCTGAGATTTGGATTCCTTTGAAATAAATGGAGTGAACGGCACCCTTTTTTGGCTGCCGTTTTTTTGTAGCGTTCTTTTAGATCACTATTCTTTTGTATTCGCTTATATAATTTGAAATCCGCTCATTAGCTAGTTAGATTCGCTCATAAAATTTTGAAATTCGCTCATATAGACCCAAAATTCGCTCATAGACCTTTTGTAAATCACACTGAGAATGAATTATTTTACCCTTAATAGGGCCATCTACCCGAACTCCCATTTTATTTTAAAAAAACGGCACATTTATATAGTTCCTATCGGATTCACCGCATCGTTCAACTGGATTTCTAACTTATTCTGATAATTTGCTTTTTCTTCTCCTGTCCATTCGAGATACTCCGCCATCATGTCCATTACCGCTTGTTTCCACTGCTTTACCCACTGAATATTAAAATATAATGCCCCAGTTCGGCGGATGAAAAAATCCACAGGGGTTACCGCCATCTCTTCTTCCATGCTGTATCTTAGCTGCACAAATATATCCAATGGTAAACCGAATTTGTTATTGGAATCGTAATCCTTGGCAATTTCAAAAAATCGATGAATATTGGAGCCATATCGAAGGACCAGCTGTAAGTACTGTTCCTTCGTAAACCCTACCGCAATTGCGTCCTCTAAATTTTTTTCAATAAAGGCATGAAACTTACTTGATCCTCCAAAATGACCGCCGGAAATAGGCATATGCTTTGTTTGGCATGCTTTAAGCGAGAGCCCCTTTTCCTCCTCCAACTGATTCACCAACAAATCAACCACTGTTTCCGCCATTTTTCGGTAACCGGTCAGTTTCCCACCTGCAATCGTGATCAAACCTGAATCAGATATCCAGATTTCATCCTTACGGGAAATTTCCGAAGGATCTTTGCCTTCCTCGTAAATTAACGGCCTTACCCCAGCCCAGCTGGATTCAATATCCTCTTCTTTAATATGAACGGTTGGAAACATGTAATGAATGGTCTCAATCAGATAGGTCCGATCTTCCGATGTCATTTTTGGATGGGTCAGTTCCTTATCGAAAAAGGTATCTGTCGTACCTACATACGTTTTTCCATCCCTAGGAATGGCAAACACCATTCTGCCATCAGACGTATCAAAATAGACTGCCTGTTTCAGAGGAAACTTGGACTGATCAATGACTAAATGAACCCCTTTTGTCAGCCTCAGTTTTTTCCCGGACATGGAATGGTCCTTTGTGCGAAGTGTATCTACCCAAGGCCCGGTGGCGTTAATGATTTTCTTCGCAAAAATATCATACGCATCGCCATTTACCTGATTAATCACTCTCACACCTACTGCTTTTCCGTCCCGGTAAAGCAGCTCGTTTGCTTTTGTGTAGTTAACTGCCTTCACACCTCTAGCCACCGCTTCCTTCAACACTTCAATCGTCAAACGGGCATCATCAGTACGGTACTCTACGTAAAGCCCTCCGCCTTTTAAAGCATCTCGTTTGATAAGCGGTTCTTTCTCAATAGTTTGTTCAATTGACAGCATCGATCGCCATTCTGCCTTTTTTACACCTGCTAAAAAATCATAGACTCGAAGACCAATTGAGGTACTAAATCTGCCAAACGTTCCGCCTTTGTGAATCGGTAAAAGCATCCACTCTGGCGTGGTCACGTGCGGGCCATTCTCGTACACAATGGCGCGTTCCTTCCCTACTTCCGCAACCATTTTTACCTCAAATTGCTTTAAATAGCGCAAGCCGCCATGGACGAGTTTAGTAGAACGGCTGGATGTGCCGGCAGCAAAATCCTGCATTTCCACCAAAGCGGTAGTCAAGCCCCTTGTGACAGAATCCAACGCAATCCCACTGCCTGTAATTCCGCCACCAATGACGAGGACATCAAGCTCTTCCAAAGCCATTTCCTTCAATATTGTATTTCTATTTTGACTTGAGAATTTCAATGGATACCCTCCTATTTAGGAAAAAATCTCCCAGTGGGAGACCTATTTATGAATTACCCCATATTAAATCTATTCATTCCTACGGCCAAAGTCTCCAAGATATTACTTTGAATTCTTTTTCTGATAAGATAATAATAAGCATAATCGAAGCCAAAATTTAGGAGGATCCACATGTTCTTATCCTTTCCCATTTGCGCTGCCCTTTTAGGAATGTTAATTGCTCAATTTGTAAAAATCCCGATACACTTTTTAACCTCAAGAGAACTAAAATGGAGCCTGATGTTTAGTACAGGTGGAATGCCAAGCTCCCATACAGCAACCATTATTTCTTTGACTAC comes from the Neobacillus sp. PS2-9 genome and includes:
- a CDS encoding tryptophan--tRNA ligase; amino-acid sequence: MIVTGIKPTGQIHLGNYIGAIKPALELAKISGYQSAYFVADFHGLTKIHHAEEFRQLSYGIAATWLALGIDPDQVIFYRQSDVPEIFELNWILSCFASKGLLNRAHAYKAMVETNKEFNRDVDFGVNMGIFTYPILMAADILLFKANTVPVGKDQTQHVEIARDIAESFNHVYGDTFLLPDYKVQEGTAVLPGLDGRKMSKSYNNTIPLFEEPKKLQKLINRIKTDSLPPEAPKDPKTSILFTLYKEFASPIEVERMHEQYLRGIGWGEAKKELFHVMNRYLEEPREKYNELMASPEKLDKILLKGAEKARALSIPFLKEVKRKIGFNV
- a CDS encoding transposase; this translates as MKFILILGSVLTPLFLAFLQKVQPKLRLLFNIVAIVSSLVFGNISSIAIYEIIKDNTVFMTNIHSIFLNPLFLLTGAYLGTYIIYRILLLTLEEIE
- the gpmA gene encoding 2,3-diphosphoglycerate-dependent phosphoglycerate mutase, whose translation is MKQIVFIRHGQSLYNLENRFTGWTDVDLTDNGYSEAREAGAILKKHGFIFDVAHTSVLKRAIRTLWILLHEMDLMWIPVYKSWRLNERHYGALQGMNKDEVIAHYGETQVNEWRRSASIRPPLITPEGHALDQKDPKFAQINPENIPLTESLLDTEERTLVYWHSNIVPNLQNNQRVIISAHGNTLRALVKYLDNIPNDGVVSLNIPNSIPLIYELDDDLHPIRHYYLDQYGEVPEGTIPRHMDLNNPETHDWIG
- a CDS encoding polysaccharide deacetylase family protein, with product MKKTFLFTFLLIIALFTEQLNVSASTKSREEYEKTGHVIWDVNTKEKLVAITFDDGPHPIFTPKILDILAKYDAKATFFVAGNKVIRFPELLKREVKEGHEIANHTYHHIYGNISSEKLSSELDMTDQIIQKVTGVKPSLYRPVGGHYNDLIINTAIKKGKEVVLWSWNQDTRDWANPPVSQICSYVIRGVKPGNIIIFHDWHGSEFTKSCQTVPALNTILDFLAKNGYKCVTVSELLYHSTQIIPESFEIYPTKRGKSSHIDLVN
- a CDS encoding phosphotransferase; the encoded protein is MDIEGIIGDLISKNIIPTNIFNCEPLKGGTVSQLYLISNSNGERIVVKGNEPRILQAEASFLDFYKKENLLPKLLYVEDSYQYIVYEFISGFTNYNINNKKKLLISLVKLLLNHYKRVPNPIGWGWADEPTESWQMFLFERVKEATNIVGSYLEKEDINLVVKLVNSPNRKSVTSSPFLLHGDLGVHNFVWDGEQLTGVIDPAPVYGEPLYDLIYAYCSSPEDLTAEVIESAVSHLSNKEKISTHILYEEVLIGLYLRIASCVKHHPQDIDGYLNAWNYWKNLIE
- a CDS encoding DinB family protein; the encoded protein is MQTLFRYNWQVREEWFSWCEEVPLEELLRVRTGGIGGILHTLFHIVDVEWSWIRLLQGQPDFQESFEEYQSLEQVRKLDALFRAEVEKFVLSWDESMEDLILYDPQPDGSIAIDTWGEVMRHIIAHEIHHVGQLSIWAREIGKKPVSANLIGRGLAQKD
- a CDS encoding GNAT family N-acetyltransferase, whose product is MIKNDELLIRVMTHDDLGMMVSWLNDPMVVEFYEERLLNQDEVLKKYVPRIEGKHYVSPCIIEYNNRSIGYIQYYEVQEAELKTYGYPLNQHIFGIDQFIAETELWGKGLGTSMILLMLRYLSKTKGVSRVVLEVKSNNSRAISCYEKCGFRKIKELNDGLDLMEWIKEKLWG
- a CDS encoding class I SAM-dependent methyltransferase, giving the protein MVRQHKPETLCTLELLKVAQRECVLELGCGAGYAMKLILEQTLAAQVVGLDLSSTVIRSATIRNKKAINEERAKLVQANVKKLPFPNEHFDKVFSIHTIYFWDEIAETISKIYRVLKPGRFLFLPYVMAKMVRYGMG
- a CDS encoding GNAT family N-acetyltransferase, which translates into the protein MNIRKAVMSDAKGIAKVHVDSWRTTYANIIAEDFLKQLSYESREQLWISAIPNGGVYVAENDEGTIVGFSSGGNERSGEYPGFSGELYAIYILKEYQGRGLGKALVKPIIKELQDQQINSMLVCVLEDNNSRLFYEALGGKRIDSIKIEMGGEEFNELIYGWEQIGSLHS